From a single Nitrospinota bacterium genomic region:
- the pdxA gene encoding 4-hydroxythreonine-4-phosphate dehydrogenase PdxA, translating into MTLTRGSSSVYKEKNKKPIISITMGDPAGIGPEVIIKALHTPVIYEVSHPLVIGSLSVLENVRKSLKIRDEVFFNSIKELRDSDFNFSKINVLDIEDLQLDNIKQGEISKEGGGASVRYVEKAIEFAIQKDVDAVVTAPISKEAINLAGYKYQGHTEIFAEKTGIKDFAMMLVTDDIKVIHVTLHVSMVDACKLIKKERILRTIYLGYNSMQDLGIKNPRIGVAGLNPHAGESGIFGDEELKEIIPAVNVAREKGINVAGPVSPDVIFNRAMRGEYDLVVAMYHDQGHIAIKTTSFDEGVNVTVGLPIVRTSVGHGTAFDIVGKDKANPKSLINAIKLASKMAVN; encoded by the coding sequence ATGACCTTAACTAGAGGATCGTCAAGCGTGTACAAGGAGAAAAACAAAAAACCTATCATTTCAATAACAATGGGTGATCCCGCGGGGATAGGGCCTGAGGTTATTATAAAGGCTCTTCACACACCGGTTATATACGAAGTTTCTCATCCCCTGGTAATAGGTAGCCTTTCTGTATTAGAGAATGTTCGAAAGAGCCTGAAGATAAGGGACGAGGTCTTTTTCAATTCTATAAAAGAATTAAGGGATTCTGATTTTAACTTTAGCAAAATCAATGTTTTAGATATTGAGGATTTACAATTGGACAATATAAAACAGGGAGAGATAAGCAAGGAAGGAGGGGGAGCTTCTGTCAGGTATGTGGAAAAGGCGATTGAATTTGCTATCCAGAAAGATGTTGATGCAGTGGTTACTGCTCCAATTAGCAAAGAGGCCATAAATTTAGCTGGGTACAAGTATCAGGGTCATACAGAAATATTTGCAGAAAAAACTGGTATTAAAGACTTTGCTATGATGCTGGTAACAGATGATATAAAGGTCATTCATGTCACCCTTCATGTATCAATGGTAGATGCCTGTAAGTTAATAAAAAAAGAGAGGATTTTACGAACAATATATCTGGGATATAATTCCATGCAGGATCTGGGTATTAAAAATCCACGGATTGGTGTCGCCGGTTTAAATCCACATGCAGGAGAAAGTGGTATTTTTGGAGATGAAGAGTTAAAAGAGATTATCCCTGCTGTTAATGTGGCCAGAGAAAAAGGAATCAATGTTGCTGGTCCGGTATCTCCTGATGTTATCTTTAACAGAGCTATGAGAGGTGAATATGATCTGGTTGTGGCGATGTATCATGATCAGGGACATATAGCAATCAAGACAACCTCTTTTGATGAAGGAGTTAATGTTACTGTTGGACTTCCCATTGTAAGAACTTCAGTAGGTCACGGAACTGCCTTTGATATTGTAGGAAAAGATAAAGCCAATCCTAAAAGCCTCATAAATGCTATAAAACTAGCCTCTAAAATGGCAGTCAATTAG
- a CDS encoding AURKAIP1/COX24 domain-containing protein — protein sequence MGSVVKKRRAKMRKHKHKKLRNSSRHKKKK from the coding sequence TTGGGGAGCGTTGTAAAGAAAAGGAGAGCTAAGATGAGAAAACATAAACACAAGAAATTAAGGAATAGTTCTCGACACAAAAAGAAAAAGTAA
- a CDS encoding twin-arginine translocase TatA/TatE family subunit has translation MFGLGLLELIILLFIILLVFGLGGLTGIGKNLAEMIVNFKKSYHSLDEIDVTPKNKQQNNE, from the coding sequence ATGTTTGGATTGGGGCTTTTGGAATTAATAATTTTATTGTTTATTATTCTCCTCGTCTTTGGTTTAGGGGGTCTTACAGGTATAGGGAAGAATCTTGCCGAGATGATAGTCAATTTTAAAAAATCATACCATAGCCTTGATGAAATAGATGTAACCCCAAAAAACAAACAGCAAAACAATGAATGA